In the genome of Conger conger chromosome 8, fConCon1.1, whole genome shotgun sequence, one region contains:
- the LOC133135110 gene encoding nuclear respiratory factor 1-like — translation MWNSEAAAHAVATLAEATLQGGGQIVLAGETAAAVGALTGVQDGSGLVQIPVSMYQTVVTSLAQGNRPVQVAMAPVTTRIDNTVTLDGQAVEVVTLEQ, via the exons ATGTGGAACAG TGAGGCAGCAGCTCATGCCGTAGCGACGTTAGCGGAGGCTACgctgcagggaggggggcagatcGTCCTGGCGGGAGAGACGGCCGCCGCCGTGGGAGCGCTAACGGGCGTGCAGGACGGCAGCG gCCTGGTCCAGATCCCCGTCAGCATGTACCAGACTGTGGTCACCAGCCTCGCCCAGGGCAACCGGCCCGTTCAGGTTGCCATGGCGCCCGTCACCACCCGCATAGAcaacactgtcactctggacgGACAGGCCGTGGAGGTCGTGACCTTGGAACAGTGA